In Micromonospora purpureochromogenes, a single window of DNA contains:
- the pglX gene encoding BREX-2 system adenine-specific DNA-methyltransferase PglX has translation MIVAEALRKDLQGQVRLLEKDLVEQVGTTGPIYSKLRAEYDAAFELKRTAATWTVWRDERITQAAVAWILGTVFVRFCEDNGLFGRSCFLAGPTKERAIWAEESQEEYFRVNPAENDRHWLLTAFDHIGRTQAGKTLFDPQHNAAYHLPVSPDAAKDLIAFWRRTNAEGVLIHDFTDAEWGTRFLGDLYQNLSEATRKTYALLQTPEFVEEFILDLTLTPAVGEFGLDAVKMIDPACGSGHFVLGAFHRLVEQWRDTTTRDAHEIVKLALEAVHGVDINPFAVAIARFRLLIAALREAGFVAFDEVTQVAFPLNLAIGDSLIRVRQLTLTGATDVEKMAAFKYLVEDLDEHPEILRDGRYHVVVGNPPYIAPKDKRLAKLYGETYPDVCSGSFALSVPFAQLLFELSRRPDSDGRGSGYVGQITANSFMKREFGEALVKKFLARRVDLTHVIDTSGAFIPGHGTPTIILVGRSRPARLEATVRTVRSVRGEPGEPSNARDGFVWKAIEEQYNRPGSRSAWVSVDDLERARYFGRFPWILQDGGLELVEELESRRAKRLSAVAKRVGFYGDTHADDVFTLPTRGPLAKAVDDLRGKISYRGDHVRDWSRTGQDFVVFPYTEDKELLDYDQIGSSLLRYLWPFRWELWCRSAGNGTYLQRGRKWWQWHQLPRDLGLSRDAIAFAFVTTHNHFILGRPEEVFNRSAPIVRLSESATVEEHLQLLGILNSSAACFWLKQVSHDKGIRGEGGGFTPDDWERFYEFTGTKLQELPLPPAYPLGLATALEESARRLTALSPAEIAKEAVPTRERLAEAREEWLGIRGRMIALQEELDWEVYRLYGLLDEALTCDDVPEIELGERAFEIVLARKMAAGEAETHWFARHGSKSITQLPERWSPAYRAIVEKRIHVIETNRYLALIERPECKRRWGPEGWDKMQEHALRDWLLDKCEQRELWFEFDENGFEQPRPLSTAQLADELRRDTDFVSVAEIYAPGVDLAKVVADLVDTEHVPCLAALRYKDSGLAKRADWEDVWDLQRKEDAAEDEEAKQRIRKMIPLLPKYAPADFRKPSYWSNRGKLDVPKERFISYPLAGRDGDSSMLIGWGGWNHLQQTHALSLLVVQRGDHDGWPADRLTPLLAGLREILPWVRQWHDEIDPLTGDLPADEYEGFLVERLARWHLTVEDLAGWRPPAAVRGRRNTRG, from the coding sequence GTGATCGTTGCGGAGGCGTTGCGGAAGGACCTTCAGGGCCAGGTAAGACTCCTGGAGAAGGACTTGGTCGAGCAGGTGGGCACGACCGGGCCGATCTACAGCAAGCTCCGGGCAGAGTATGACGCCGCGTTCGAACTCAAGCGCACCGCGGCGACTTGGACCGTCTGGCGGGACGAGCGGATCACCCAGGCCGCCGTCGCCTGGATCCTGGGTACGGTTTTCGTCCGCTTTTGCGAGGACAACGGACTGTTCGGGCGGTCCTGCTTCCTGGCCGGGCCCACTAAGGAACGGGCAATCTGGGCCGAGGAATCTCAGGAAGAATACTTCCGGGTGAATCCGGCGGAGAACGATCGGCACTGGCTGCTGACTGCCTTCGACCACATCGGGCGTACTCAGGCCGGCAAGACGCTCTTCGATCCACAGCACAACGCCGCCTACCACTTGCCGGTCAGCCCCGATGCAGCCAAGGACCTGATCGCCTTCTGGCGCCGCACCAACGCCGAAGGCGTCCTGATCCACGACTTCACCGACGCGGAGTGGGGAACCCGCTTCCTCGGTGACCTGTATCAGAACCTCTCGGAGGCCACCCGCAAAACGTACGCCTTGCTGCAGACGCCCGAGTTCGTCGAGGAGTTCATCCTTGACCTGACTTTGACTCCGGCGGTCGGCGAATTCGGTCTGGACGCCGTCAAGATGATTGATCCGGCCTGCGGATCCGGTCACTTCGTCCTGGGCGCCTTCCACCGGCTCGTTGAGCAGTGGCGCGACACGACGACACGCGACGCTCACGAGATCGTCAAGCTCGCTCTCGAAGCGGTTCATGGCGTCGACATCAACCCGTTCGCGGTCGCCATTGCTCGCTTCCGCCTGCTGATCGCTGCCCTCAGGGAAGCCGGCTTCGTCGCCTTCGACGAGGTCACTCAGGTCGCCTTCCCCCTTAACCTTGCCATCGGCGATTCTCTGATTCGGGTCCGGCAACTGACGCTAACTGGAGCCACCGATGTAGAGAAGATGGCAGCCTTCAAGTATCTCGTTGAAGACCTGGACGAGCACCCTGAAATATTGCGCGATGGCCGCTATCACGTTGTTGTCGGCAATCCTCCCTACATTGCGCCGAAAGACAAGCGTCTGGCAAAGCTTTACGGTGAAACCTACCCCGATGTGTGCTCCGGCAGCTTCGCCTTATCTGTTCCCTTTGCTCAGTTGCTCTTCGAGTTGTCCAGGCGACCTGATTCTGATGGTCGTGGTTCTGGTTATGTTGGTCAGATTACGGCTAACTCTTTTATGAAGCGTGAGTTCGGTGAAGCGCTTGTCAAGAAGTTCCTGGCACGGCGAGTGGATTTGACGCATGTAATTGATACGTCTGGTGCGTTCATCCCTGGCCACGGGACGCCGACCATCATTCTTGTCGGTCGGTCGCGTCCTGCGAGGCTGGAGGCGACCGTTAGGACGGTCCGCAGTGTACGAGGGGAGCCAGGAGAGCCCTCGAATGCTCGCGACGGCTTCGTCTGGAAGGCCATCGAGGAACAGTACAACAGGCCGGGTTCGAGAAGTGCTTGGGTTAGCGTCGACGACCTTGAGAGGGCGCGCTACTTCGGCAGATTCCCATGGATCCTCCAAGATGGCGGTTTGGAGTTGGTAGAAGAGCTGGAATCGCGACGCGCGAAGCGCTTGTCTGCAGTAGCGAAGCGCGTCGGGTTCTACGGTGACACGCATGCTGATGATGTATTTACTTTGCCCACGCGTGGGCCGCTAGCTAAGGCTGTAGATGATCTCCGCGGCAAGATTTCTTATCGGGGAGATCACGTAAGGGACTGGTCTCGTACGGGGCAGGACTTCGTTGTGTTTCCGTACACTGAAGACAAGGAGTTGCTCGACTACGATCAGATTGGCTCATCACTCCTGCGCTATCTGTGGCCTTTCAGATGGGAGCTCTGGTGTCGGAGTGCGGGCAATGGTACTTATTTGCAGCGAGGGCGAAAGTGGTGGCAGTGGCACCAATTGCCCAGGGACCTCGGCTTGAGTCGAGATGCAATCGCCTTTGCTTTTGTGACAACTCATAACCATTTTATACTGGGCCGACCCGAGGAAGTGTTCAATAGGTCTGCGCCGATTGTGAGGTTGTCCGAGTCGGCTACCGTTGAAGAGCATTTGCAACTTTTGGGAATTCTAAATAGTTCGGCGGCATGTTTCTGGCTTAAGCAAGTCAGTCATGACAAGGGTATTCGTGGTGAGGGTGGCGGATTCACTCCTGATGACTGGGAGCGATTCTATGAGTTCACCGGGACGAAGCTGCAGGAGTTGCCGCTACCTCCGGCGTACCCATTGGGGCTGGCGACGGCGTTGGAGGAGAGCGCGAGGCGCCTGACAGCCCTGAGCCCCGCTGAGATCGCGAAAGAGGCGGTGCCAACCCGGGAGCGGCTGGCGGAAGCGCGTGAAGAATGGCTGGGGATCCGGGGGCGGATGATTGCGCTGCAGGAAGAGTTGGACTGGGAGGTCTACCGGCTCTATGGCCTGCTTGATGAGGCGCTGACCTGCGACGACGTGCCAGAGATCGAGCTAGGCGAGCGTGCCTTCGAGATCGTTCTGGCCCGCAAGATGGCCGCCGGCGAGGCGGAGACGCACTGGTTCGCGCGGCACGGGTCCAAGTCGATCACCCAGCTCCCCGAGCGCTGGTCGCCCGCCTACCGCGCTATTGTCGAGAAGCGGATTCACGTCATTGAGACGAATCGCTACCTGGCGCTGATCGAACGGCCAGAGTGCAAGCGGCGCTGGGGTCCTGAGGGCTGGGACAAGATGCAGGAGCACGCCCTGCGCGACTGGCTTCTCGACAAGTGTGAGCAGCGGGAACTCTGGTTCGAGTTCGACGAAAACGGCTTCGAGCAGCCGCGTCCGCTCTCCACCGCGCAGCTCGCCGACGAACTGCGCCGCGACACCGACTTCGTGTCCGTGGCGGAGATCTACGCGCCGGGCGTTGACCTTGCCAAGGTTGTTGCCGACCTGGTCGATACCGAGCACGTCCCATGCCTTGCAGCGCTGCGCTACAAGGACTCCGGCCTGGCCAAGCGGGCCGACTGGGAGGACGTTTGGGACCTCCAGCGGAAAGAGGATGCGGCTGAGGACGAGGAGGCGAAGCAGCGGATCCGCAAGATGATTCCACTGCTGCCGAAGTACGCACCGGCCGATTTCCGCAAACCGAGCTACTGGTCGAATCGCGGCAAGCTGGACGTGCCGAAGGAGCGGTTCATCTCCTACCCTCTCGCCGGGCGCGACGGTGACTCCTCAATGTTGATCGGTTGGGGCGGCTGGAATCACCTGCAGCAGACGCACGCACTGTCCCTGCTGGTGGTCCAGCGCGGCGACCACGACGGCTGGCCAGCCGACCGGCTCACCCCGCTGCTCGCCGGTCTTCGCGAGATCCTGCCTTGGGTGCGCCAGTGGCACGACGAGATTGATCCGTTGACCGGGGACCTGCCCGCCGACGAGTACGAGGGGTTCCTCGTCGAGCGGCTCGCCCGCTGGCACCTCACTGTGGAGGACCTGGCGGGTTGGCGTCCGCCGGCCGCCGTGCGGGGCCGGCGGAACACGCGTGGGTGA
- a CDS encoding AAA family ATPase — MALVQMALGRYRGFAKRQVIALAPLTVILGRNNSGKSALVRAPLILSTGILTAASEPLNLDPLGEEMIDSFTDLVNGSRVHRGSIEVELEVGTQLGAIRVTATVLHLSDHHTEVVESLELSVGGSNICQLEWELDDPPKHPLTYTVAAGDEAWTRVPIAFHGLLPRRPENWPGVPPEVSRAVHDATVAFFGAFPAVRYLGPFRERPRRRYRLPGRWTSEVGITGENTAGILADDQLRREGRLLDQVNTYVKDHLPGWRVDVVPEGGMRSVVLVSTRDDSIRVNLADTGTGVAQMLPILVQRALDDVTPPNRPVLEIIEQPELHLHPAAHADLAELFLAAVRKRKSTQFLIETHSETFLLRLRRHIAQGLDPATVAVYFVEQEDGVSSARRINIDESGNLDYWPEGVFAEDFEETRELARAQRTRRAADAG; from the coding sequence ATGGCTCTCGTCCAGATGGCTCTGGGCCGGTATCGCGGCTTCGCCAAGCGCCAGGTCATCGCTCTCGCCCCGCTCACGGTGATCCTCGGCCGCAACAACTCCGGCAAGAGCGCCTTGGTCCGCGCTCCGCTCATCCTGAGCACCGGCATCCTCACGGCAGCATCGGAGCCGCTCAACCTGGATCCGCTCGGCGAGGAGATGATCGATTCCTTCACCGATCTGGTGAACGGATCTCGAGTCCATCGAGGGTCGATCGAGGTCGAACTGGAGGTAGGCACCCAGCTCGGGGCCATCAGGGTCACGGCGACAGTGTTACACCTGAGCGACCACCACACCGAAGTCGTGGAAAGCCTCGAATTGAGCGTCGGCGGATCAAATATCTGCCAGTTGGAGTGGGAGCTCGACGATCCCCCGAAGCATCCGCTCACCTACACGGTCGCGGCCGGTGACGAGGCGTGGACCAGGGTCCCGATAGCATTCCACGGGCTTCTGCCACGCCGCCCCGAGAATTGGCCCGGCGTTCCGCCTGAAGTCTCGCGTGCGGTGCACGACGCGACTGTCGCGTTTTTCGGCGCCTTTCCGGCTGTTAGGTATCTCGGACCGTTCCGAGAACGGCCCCGACGCCGCTATCGGCTGCCCGGCCGGTGGACCTCCGAGGTGGGCATCACCGGCGAGAACACCGCCGGCATCCTGGCCGATGATCAATTACGGCGTGAGGGCCGCCTGCTGGATCAGGTCAACACCTACGTGAAGGATCACCTACCGGGCTGGCGCGTGGACGTGGTGCCGGAAGGTGGAATGCGATCCGTGGTTCTGGTCTCGACCCGGGACGACTCGATTCGGGTGAATCTGGCCGACACCGGGACCGGGGTGGCGCAGATGCTTCCTATTCTGGTTCAGCGGGCCCTGGACGACGTCACGCCACCGAACCGGCCGGTTCTCGAGATCATCGAGCAGCCGGAGTTGCACCTGCATCCCGCCGCGCACGCAGACCTGGCGGAGTTGTTCCTTGCCGCAGTCCGCAAACGCAAGTCCACCCAGTTCCTCATCGAAACGCACAGCGAAACATTCCTGCTCCGACTGCGTCGGCACATCGCGCAAGGACTGGACCCGGCGACAGTCGCTGTCTACTTCGTCGAGCAGGAGGACGGTGTGTCCTCTGCCCGCCGGATCAACATCGACGAGAGCGGCAACCTCGATTACTGGCCGGAGGGCGTCTTCGCCGAGGACTTCGAGGAAACCCGGGAGTTGGCCCGGGCACAGCGGACGAGGAGGGCCGCCGATGCGGGTTGA
- a CDS encoding DUF262 domain-containing protein, producing MTDFDEQGVVRPEVVLLETLLDDIAAGRLRVPRFQRPFVWEPHQMLELFDSIERGYPIGSILIWETTTEVPSLDTVAGIDIPPPPTDRTVSYLLDGHQRLSTLFGTLIKRPAPAGPDDLQWHIFRQLGESAETRRLRFRHASHAGQSVATANGDLLPLQALLRTMDFLAYARAVTRNPKIADEADALIDEAEWLAQRIKSYKIAVIRLIGGDLTHAVEAFTRLNSGGRRIEPHEFVSALTYRSTDESLTDRIDALRHNIAASGFGTVDSRLLFRTFLQIGGGPQAAGLTRWQEIATLLEGRLDEIAERTNLALARVVQFLRYEAGVPHCLLLPDGGQLVSLATAYDRTPEPSRETTESLVRWFWLTSWTGEMWLPFGKRHESIVAEMSTPSFASARADRAVAPPIQPLPDRFSRDSPRVRAYLLWELREFGRRLDLDGSVIDAVDLYVRSGHAAYRRIMASGSDSPANHLLLPGAKSVSLVQDLVDLPPRTLREVVTSHGIPISALTRLLAGDAEGFVNERRAFLAASERAFMHSMGVKVPPVHPSGVDYEA from the coding sequence GTGACCGATTTCGACGAGCAGGGCGTAGTCCGGCCCGAGGTTGTGCTGCTGGAGACGCTGCTCGATGACATCGCCGCCGGTCGCCTACGCGTCCCCCGCTTCCAGCGCCCCTTCGTTTGGGAACCACATCAGATGCTGGAGTTGTTCGACAGCATCGAGCGCGGGTACCCGATCGGCAGCATCCTGATCTGGGAGACCACCACAGAGGTACCGAGCCTCGATACTGTCGCCGGGATCGACATCCCCCCGCCTCCGACCGACCGCACTGTCTCCTACCTGCTCGACGGCCACCAACGCCTGTCCACACTCTTCGGGACCCTGATCAAGCGCCCCGCACCGGCCGGCCCGGACGACCTGCAGTGGCACATCTTCCGCCAGCTGGGCGAGAGTGCCGAAACACGACGTCTCCGTTTCCGGCACGCTTCGCATGCCGGCCAAAGTGTCGCGACGGCCAACGGGGACCTTCTGCCATTGCAGGCGCTCTTGCGCACCATGGATTTCCTTGCGTATGCGCGAGCAGTGACACGCAATCCGAAGATCGCGGACGAGGCTGACGCTCTGATCGACGAAGCTGAGTGGCTTGCGCAACGCATCAAGTCCTACAAGATTGCAGTGATCCGTCTGATCGGCGGCGACCTCACCCATGCTGTTGAGGCGTTCACCCGGCTAAACAGCGGCGGTCGGCGCATTGAACCGCACGAGTTCGTGTCAGCGCTGACCTACCGATCCACCGACGAGAGCCTGACCGACCGCATTGACGCCCTTCGGCACAACATCGCAGCCAGTGGATTCGGCACCGTAGACTCCCGCCTGCTGTTTCGGACCTTCCTCCAGATCGGAGGCGGTCCCCAGGCGGCGGGGCTCACCAGATGGCAGGAGATCGCCACGCTGCTGGAGGGGCGACTCGACGAGATCGCCGAACGGACGAACCTGGCTCTGGCGCGCGTGGTTCAGTTCCTACGGTACGAAGCCGGGGTTCCCCATTGCCTTCTACTTCCGGACGGCGGACAGCTGGTGTCGCTGGCAACCGCCTATGACCGCACTCCGGAGCCGAGTCGTGAGACGACGGAATCCCTCGTCCGCTGGTTCTGGCTGACCTCGTGGACCGGCGAGATGTGGCTACCGTTCGGCAAACGCCATGAGTCGATCGTCGCGGAGATGTCTACCCCGAGCTTCGCCTCCGCGAGAGCGGATCGGGCGGTCGCTCCACCGATCCAGCCTTTGCCGGACCGCTTCTCTCGTGATTCCCCCAGGGTTCGCGCCTACCTGCTGTGGGAGCTCAGGGAATTCGGCCGTCGCCTGGATCTCGACGGCTCGGTGATCGATGCGGTCGACCTCTACGTCCGGTCTGGGCACGCGGCGTACCGTCGGATCATGGCCAGCGGCTCGGACAGCCCCGCCAATCACCTTCTGCTGCCCGGCGCCAAGTCTGTGTCGCTGGTGCAGGACTTGGTTGACCTGCCCCCTCGAACCCTTCGTGAGGTGGTGACGAGTCACGGCATCCCCATCTCGGCGCTGACTCGCCTGCTGGCCGGCGACGCTGAGGGGTTCGTCAATGAGCGCCGGGCCTTCCTCGCCGCCAGTGAACGGGCCTTCATGCACAGCATGGGAGTGAAGGTGCCGCCCGTTCATCCCTCAGGCGTCGACTACGAGGCCTGA